A genomic segment from Flavobacterium sp. 9R encodes:
- a CDS encoding BhlA/UviB family holin-like peptide, translating into MRSKTNQIISIFILFSIFMAILWHKFSNNLQLENPYYYNLIKDVIFILFVGLLFRYILSKNEKRNSRILEKIKSNNNEIKESNEKYDIVSKATSDTIWDWKIQDDTITWNKGIETIFGYTQEEVGNNSAWWFDKIHPEDSIKMSVKLYSFIEQKSEKWQDQYRFRCADNTYKYVLDRGFLLKDKKGRALRMIGAIQDITKQKKEEENLKLLETVVTQTKDAVVITKSDSNSETFPNIIYVNNAFCAMTGYKSKKVLSKPFNPFNTEELDSHEYEKFIAAIEEKRECQIETLTKKKNKEEYWVRFSMIPIYNSDNELSHWISIQKDVTEERKQEKEKEQLIRELTQNNKDLKQFSYITSHNLRAPLSNLIGLLNLIEDIPINDSELLEIINGFKKSTHLLNETINDLVKIIVIKDKISIQKENVTINEVVEHVFSQLKFQIEQSKPILKLNFDEADTIYTNKAYLESILINLLTNSIKYKSETKKLKISITIKKINNSTILKFKDNGIGIDLKRNSEHIFGLYQRFHDYPDSKGLGLYLVKSQIESLGGTISIESEVNKGTEFTLTF; encoded by the coding sequence ATGAGAAGTAAAACCAACCAAATAATTAGTATTTTCATTCTTTTCTCCATATTCATGGCCATACTTTGGCATAAATTCTCAAACAATCTTCAACTTGAAAATCCTTACTATTACAACCTTATCAAAGATGTTATTTTTATCTTATTTGTAGGTTTATTATTTCGATATATTTTATCCAAAAACGAAAAACGCAATAGTAGAATTTTAGAAAAAATAAAATCCAACAATAACGAAATAAAAGAATCTAACGAGAAATACGATATTGTATCAAAAGCCACTAGTGACACTATTTGGGACTGGAAAATACAAGATGATACAATAACTTGGAACAAAGGAATTGAAACTATTTTTGGCTACACACAGGAAGAGGTTGGCAATAATTCTGCGTGGTGGTTCGATAAAATTCATCCTGAAGACAGTATAAAAATGTCGGTAAAACTCTATTCATTTATTGAACAAAAATCAGAAAAATGGCAAGACCAATACCGTTTTAGATGTGCTGACAACACCTATAAATATGTACTAGATAGAGGCTTTCTATTAAAAGACAAAAAAGGGAGAGCACTTAGAATGATTGGAGCCATTCAAGACATAACCAAACAAAAAAAGGAAGAAGAAAATCTTAAATTATTAGAAACCGTTGTAACACAAACCAAAGATGCAGTTGTAATTACCAAATCAGATTCCAACAGCGAAACATTCCCAAATATAATATATGTAAACAATGCTTTTTGCGCCATGACTGGCTACAAGTCGAAAAAAGTATTATCAAAACCATTCAACCCCTTCAATACTGAAGAGCTAGATAGTCATGAATATGAAAAATTCATTGCTGCAATTGAAGAAAAAAGAGAATGTCAGATAGAAACTTTAACCAAAAAGAAGAATAAAGAAGAATATTGGGTGCGCTTTTCTATGATTCCAATTTATAACTCAGACAACGAACTCTCCCATTGGATTTCTATTCAAAAAGATGTAACCGAGGAAAGAAAACAAGAAAAGGAAAAAGAGCAACTAATTCGAGAATTAACACAAAACAATAAGGATTTAAAACAATTTTCATACATAACCTCTCATAATCTTAGAGCTCCATTGTCAAATCTTATAGGGCTTTTAAATTTAATCGAAGACATCCCTATTAACGACTCTGAACTACTAGAAATAATTAATGGTTTTAAAAAATCGACACATCTTTTAAACGAAACTATAAATGATTTAGTAAAAATCATCGTAATCAAAGACAAAATATCCATTCAAAAAGAAAACGTAACAATCAATGAAGTTGTAGAACATGTTTTTAGTCAACTCAAATTTCAAATTGAGCAATCAAAACCCATACTCAAACTAAATTTTGACGAAGCAGATACAATTTACACCAATAAAGCGTACCTTGAAAGCATTTTGATCAACTTGTTAACGAATTCTATTAAATACAAATCGGAAACAAAAAAGTTAAAAATTTCAATTACAATTAAAAAAATAAACAATTCGACCATATTAAAATTTAAAGACAATGGTATAGGAATTGACCTTAAACGAAATTCAGAACATATTTTTGGTTTATATCAAAGATTCCATGATTATCCTGATAGCAAAGGATTAGGACTCTATTTAGTAAAATCTCAAATAGAATCATTAGGCGGCACAATAAGCATTGAAAGCGAAGTAAACAAGGGGACAGAATTCACCTTAACCTTTTAA
- a CDS encoding N-acetylmuramoyl-L-alanine amidase codes for MFKQLLLTIGLGLLISSCGTNPYKESNKVYEQQLKVLQQKLAEKEAIALKKVETTTTHDTLYTKQINTLKDSISKFNPTALENVTTEWIGTVNFNLRKPNFVIIHHTAQDSLKQTLKTFTLASTKVSAHYVIAEDGKVVQMLNDYLRGWHAGNGTWGRNSDINSASIGIELDNNGSEPFSEAQINSLLALLTKLKKDYNIPTQNFIGHSDIAPTRKVDPSALFPWQLLAEKGFGLWPEAQLETAPTDFNAEMALRIIGYDTKNLNAAIKAFKLHYIKTEIDSIIDQKTLNVIYAIYKKQ; via the coding sequence ATGTTTAAACAACTTCTACTTACTATTGGATTGGGCTTGCTTATTAGTTCGTGCGGAACAAATCCATACAAAGAGAGCAATAAAGTATACGAACAGCAATTAAAGGTTTTACAGCAAAAATTAGCTGAAAAAGAAGCTATTGCGCTAAAAAAAGTAGAAACTACTACCACTCACGATACACTTTATACAAAACAAATCAATACGCTGAAGGACTCTATTTCTAAATTCAATCCAACAGCTTTAGAAAATGTTACAACCGAATGGATTGGAACGGTTAACTTCAACTTAAGAAAACCTAATTTTGTAATCATACATCATACCGCACAGGATTCCTTAAAACAAACCTTAAAAACATTCACATTAGCAAGTACTAAAGTGAGCGCCCACTATGTAATCGCCGAAGATGGCAAAGTGGTTCAAATGCTAAATGACTATTTAAGAGGTTGGCATGCAGGCAATGGAACTTGGGGAAGAAACAGCGATATCAACTCTGCCTCTATCGGTATTGAACTTGATAATAACGGCTCAGAGCCATTCTCTGAAGCACAAATTAATAGTTTATTGGCTCTTTTAACAAAATTAAAAAAAGACTACAACATTCCGACTCAAAATTTTATAGGTCACTCTGATATTGCTCCTACTAGGAAAGTAGACCCTAGCGCTTTGTTTCCATGGCAATTATTGGCTGAAAAAGGTTTTGGTCTTTGGCCAGAAGCGCAATTGGAAACAGCTCCTACAGATTTCAATGCCGAAATGGCTTTGCGAATAATTGGATATGACACAAAAAACCTGAATGCCGCTATCAAAGCATTTAAATTGCATTATATCAAGACAGAAATTGACTCAATTATAGATCAAAAAACATTAAATGTTATTTACGCTATTTATAAAAAGCAATAA
- the typA gene encoding translational GTPase TypA, whose translation MESIRNIAIIAHVDHGKTTLVDKIMYHCQLFRDNENTGDLILDNNDLERERGITITSKNVSVQYKGTKINIIDTPGHADFGGEVERVLNMADGVCLLVDAFEGPMPQTRFVLQKAIDLGLKPCVVINKVDKENCTPEEVHEKVFDLMFELGAQEWQLDFPTVYGSAKNNWMSDDWKNQTENIEPLLDMVIENVPAPKVSEGNPQMLITSLDFSAFTGRIAIGRLERGILKEGMPISLVKRDGSVSKSKIKELHTFEGLGRKKVEQVIAGDICAIVGVEGFEIGDTISDFENPEGLASIAIDEPTMSMLFTINDSPFFGKEGKFVTSRHIRERLTKELEKNLAMKLGETDSADKFMVFGRGVLHLSVLIETMRREGYELQIGQPQVIIKEIDGKKCEPIEELTIDLPENLSGRAVEFVTLRKGEMLSMETKGERMIIKFNIPSRGIIGLRNQLLTATAGEAIMAHRFIGYEPYKGEIAGRNKGSLISMEKGKAIPYSIDKLQDRGKFFVEPNAEIYEGQVIGENSRGDDMCINVTKEKKQSNVRSSGNDDKARIIPPIIFSLEEALEYIQKDEYVEVTPKSIRLRKIYLTETDRKRFKV comes from the coding sequence ATGGAATCTATTAGAAACATTGCAATTATTGCCCACGTCGATCACGGTAAAACCACTTTGGTTGATAAAATTATGTATCACTGTCAATTATTTCGTGACAACGAAAATACAGGTGATTTAATTCTTGATAACAACGATTTAGAGCGTGAGAGAGGTATTACTATTACTTCTAAAAACGTTTCAGTTCAATATAAAGGAACAAAAATCAATATTATCGATACTCCTGGTCACGCCGATTTTGGAGGTGAAGTAGAACGTGTATTGAACATGGCCGATGGTGTATGTTTACTAGTGGATGCTTTTGAAGGTCCAATGCCACAAACTCGTTTTGTATTACAAAAAGCGATTGACTTAGGTCTAAAGCCTTGTGTAGTTATCAATAAAGTAGATAAAGAAAACTGTACTCCTGAAGAAGTTCACGAAAAAGTTTTTGACTTAATGTTTGAATTAGGAGCACAAGAATGGCAATTAGATTTCCCAACAGTATATGGTTCTGCTAAGAACAACTGGATGTCTGATGATTGGAAAAATCAAACAGAAAACATCGAGCCTTTGTTGGATATGGTAATTGAAAATGTTCCTGCGCCAAAAGTGTCAGAAGGAAATCCACAAATGTTGATTACCTCTCTTGATTTTTCTGCTTTTACAGGTCGTATCGCTATTGGTCGTTTGGAAAGAGGTATTTTGAAAGAAGGGATGCCAATTTCTTTAGTAAAAAGAGATGGTTCTGTATCTAAATCTAAAATTAAAGAATTACACACTTTTGAAGGTCTTGGACGTAAAAAAGTAGAACAAGTAATTGCTGGAGATATTTGTGCAATTGTTGGTGTTGAAGGTTTTGAAATTGGTGATACTATCTCTGATTTTGAAAATCCTGAAGGATTAGCTTCTATTGCAATTGATGAACCTACAATGAGTATGTTGTTTACCATTAATGATTCTCCATTCTTTGGTAAAGAAGGTAAATTTGTAACTTCTCGTCATATTAGAGAGCGTTTAACAAAAGAATTAGAAAAAAACTTAGCAATGAAATTGGGTGAAACTGATTCAGCTGATAAGTTTATGGTTTTTGGTCGTGGTGTATTGCACTTATCTGTTCTTATTGAAACCATGAGAAGAGAAGGATACGAATTACAAATTGGTCAACCACAAGTAATCATCAAAGAAATTGATGGTAAAAAATGTGAACCAATTGAAGAGTTAACTATCGACTTACCAGAAAATCTTTCTGGAAGAGCTGTTGAATTTGTTACTTTGCGTAAAGGTGAAATGCTTTCTATGGAAACTAAAGGAGAGCGTATGATTATTAAATTTAATATTCCATCTCGTGGTATCATAGGATTACGTAACCAATTGCTTACTGCTACTGCTGGTGAGGCTATTATGGCACACCGTTTTATCGGATATGAGCCTTACAAAGGTGAAATTGCTGGACGTAACAAAGGTTCATTGATCTCTATGGAAAAAGGAAAAGCTATTCCTTATTCTATCGATAAATTACAAGATCGTGGTAAGTTTTTCGTTGAGCCAAATGCTGAAATCTACGAAGGACAAGTTATTGGAGAAAACTCTCGTGGAGATGATATGTGTATAAACGTAACTAAAGAGAAAAAACAATCTAACGTACGTTCTTCTGGAAATGATGATAAAGCTAGAATTATTCCTCCAATTATCTTTTCATTGGAAGAAGCTTTAGAGTACATTCAAAAAGATGAATATGTTGAGGTTACTCCAAAATCTATTCGTTTGAGAAAAATCTATTTAACAGAAACAGATAGAAAAAGATTTAAAGTTTAA
- the proS gene encoding proline--tRNA ligase, which yields MSKNLTTREEDYSKWYNELVVKADLAENSGVRGCMVIKPYGYAIWEKMQAELDRMFKETGHQNAYFPLFVPKSMFEAEEKNAEGFAKECAIVTHYRLKNDPDKPGKLMVDPNAKLEEELIVRPTSEAIIWSTYKGWVQSYRDLPLLINQWANVVRWEMRTRLFLRTAEFLWQEGHTAHATKKEAIEESEKMMNVYADFVQKFMAIPVVKGLKTETERFAGAEETYCIEALMQDGKALQAGTSHFLGQNFAKAFDVKFANAEGKQEYVWGTSWGVSTRLMGALVMTHSDDKGLVLPPNLAPIQVVIVPIYKSEEQLQAISAAVATISAALRKLNISVKYDDRTTQKPGFKFAEWELKGVPVRIAVGPKDLENGTFEVARRDNLSKEVVAADGIENYIANLLSQIQTDLFNNALSYRESHITEVNSFEEFKSVLEGKGGFISAHWDGTAATEEKIKELTKATIRCIPLDRVEEAGSCVFTGNPSVGRVLFAKAY from the coding sequence ATGAGCAAGAACCTTACTACAAGAGAAGAAGATTATTCTAAATGGTATAATGAGCTAGTTGTAAAAGCTGATTTAGCCGAGAATTCAGGTGTTAGAGGCTGTATGGTGATCAAGCCATATGGATATGCTATCTGGGAAAAAATGCAAGCAGAATTAGACCGTATGTTTAAAGAAACGGGACATCAAAATGCTTATTTTCCTTTGTTTGTTCCGAAAAGTATGTTTGAAGCTGAAGAAAAGAATGCTGAAGGATTTGCGAAAGAATGTGCGATAGTAACTCATTATAGATTAAAAAATGATCCTGATAAGCCTGGAAAATTAATGGTGGATCCAAATGCTAAATTAGAAGAGGAGTTAATTGTACGTCCAACTAGTGAGGCAATCATTTGGTCTACTTATAAAGGTTGGGTACAATCGTATCGAGATTTGCCATTGTTGATTAATCAATGGGCGAATGTAGTGAGATGGGAAATGCGAACTCGTTTGTTTTTAAGAACTGCTGAGTTTTTGTGGCAAGAAGGACATACTGCTCATGCAACCAAAAAAGAAGCGATTGAAGAATCGGAAAAAATGATGAATGTTTATGCTGATTTCGTTCAAAAATTTATGGCTATACCTGTTGTAAAAGGCTTGAAAACAGAAACAGAACGATTCGCAGGTGCTGAAGAAACGTATTGTATCGAAGCTTTGATGCAAGACGGGAAGGCATTGCAAGCTGGTACATCACATTTTTTAGGTCAAAATTTCGCCAAAGCTTTTGATGTTAAGTTTGCCAATGCAGAAGGTAAGCAAGAATATGTTTGGGGAACTTCTTGGGGAGTTTCGACCCGATTGATGGGGGCTTTAGTTATGACGCACTCTGATGATAAAGGATTGGTTTTACCTCCTAATTTGGCGCCAATTCAAGTTGTAATTGTGCCTATATATAAGTCAGAAGAACAATTGCAAGCTATTTCTGCTGCTGTTGCTACTATTTCAGCAGCGTTGCGCAAACTTAATATTAGTGTTAAGTATGATGATAGAACCACACAGAAACCAGGATTTAAATTTGCAGAGTGGGAATTAAAAGGTGTTCCAGTTCGAATTGCAGTTGGTCCAAAAGATTTAGAAAATGGAACTTTTGAAGTAGCTCGACGAGATAATTTGTCCAAAGAGGTCGTTGCTGCAGATGGTATTGAAAATTATATTGCTAATTTACTTTCTCAAATTCAAACGGATTTATTTAATAATGCGCTATCTTACAGAGAGAGTCATATTACAGAAGTAAATAGTTTTGAGGAATTTAAGTCTGTTTTGGAAGGCAAAGGAGGGTTCATTTCAGCCCATTGGGACGGAACTGCGGCTACTGAAGAAAAGATAAAAGAATTGACAAAAGCAACCATAAGATGTATTCCTTTGGATAGAGTAGAGGAGGCGGGAAGCTGTGTGTTTACTGGGAATCCTTCGGTTGGAAGAGTGCTTTTTGCAAAGGCATATTAA
- a CDS encoding OmpP1/FadL family transporter, translating into MKKTYIVIAIAFLYTSAKAQEISDALRYSVDNLNGTARYRSMSGAFGALGGDLSSINVNPAGSAVFNNNQLGLTISNYSTKNNSNYFGTQTSDSENSFDLNQAGGVFVFKNHNRNADWTKIAFAVNYENTNNFDNAKFSAGVNPTNSIANYFLSYANGIPLNILENGNYPELSYAEQQAFFGYQGYIINPVSNATSNTAYTSNVREGGNYYQEKAIYSNGYNGKLSFNFSSSYKDKLYIGINLNSHFSNYTQSTRFYEDNDNTLTNEDRITRMRFSNDLYTNGTGFSFQIGAIVKATEELRFGAAYESPTWMNLSDELTQRLSSVSSNTSGELPTDVIDPRITNYYAPYRLQTPSKFTASAAYVFGKKGLISIDYAIKDYNNVKFRPTSDDYYRDLNAEMNASLKTSGELRIGAEYKIKALSLRGGYRMEKSPYKNKTTIGDLTGYSGGLGYNFGATRVDLAYSYAKRNYQQGFFSTGLTNAASIDAINNNVSLTVLFEL; encoded by the coding sequence ATGAAGAAGACCTATATAGTAATCGCTATTGCTTTTTTGTACACTTCAGCAAAAGCTCAAGAAATATCGGATGCTTTACGTTATTCTGTAGACAACCTCAACGGTACAGCTAGATACCGATCGATGAGCGGCGCTTTTGGAGCATTGGGTGGTGATTTATCCTCTATCAATGTAAATCCAGCAGGTTCTGCTGTGTTCAACAACAATCAATTAGGACTAACTATAAGCAATTATAGCACTAAAAATAATTCCAACTATTTTGGAACCCAAACTAGCGATAGTGAAAATTCTTTTGACTTGAATCAAGCTGGAGGTGTTTTTGTATTTAAAAACCACAACAGAAATGCCGACTGGACTAAAATTGCCTTTGCGGTTAACTATGAAAATACCAACAATTTTGACAATGCAAAATTTTCTGCAGGAGTAAATCCAACAAATTCTATAGCTAACTATTTTTTGAGTTATGCTAATGGAATTCCGTTGAACATACTTGAAAACGGGAATTATCCTGAATTAAGCTATGCAGAACAACAAGCTTTCTTTGGTTATCAAGGATATATAATCAATCCTGTTTCAAATGCAACTAGTAATACCGCCTATACCTCAAATGTTCGCGAAGGAGGCAATTACTACCAAGAAAAAGCGATTTACTCCAATGGGTACAACGGAAAGTTATCCTTTAACTTTTCCTCATCCTATAAGGACAAACTATATATAGGTATTAACCTTAATTCGCATTTTTCTAATTATACTCAATCAACTAGATTTTACGAAGACAATGATAACACTTTAACAAACGAAGATCGAATTACAAGAATGCGTTTCAGTAATGATTTATACACTAACGGAACGGGATTTTCTTTTCAAATAGGTGCTATTGTAAAAGCAACAGAGGAATTAAGATTTGGTGCGGCTTATGAATCTCCAACTTGGATGAATTTGAGTGATGAATTAACACAACGATTAAGTTCCGTTAGTAGCAATACCTCTGGAGAATTACCTACTGATGTAATTGATCCACGTATTACTAATTATTACGCTCCTTACCGTTTGCAAACTCCGAGTAAATTTACTGCAAGTGCGGCTTATGTGTTTGGCAAAAAAGGATTAATAAGTATTGATTACGCTATAAAAGACTATAATAATGTCAAATTTAGACCTACAAGTGACGATTATTATAGAGATTTAAACGCTGAAATGAATGCATCTCTTAAAACTTCAGGCGAATTACGAATTGGTGCTGAATATAAAATTAAAGCGTTGAGTTTGAGAGGTGGCTACCGAATGGAAAAAAGCCCTTATAAAAACAAAACTACCATTGGAGACTTAACTGGCTATTCTGGAGGTTTAGGATACAATTTTGGAGCAACACGAGTTGACCTTGCTTATTCTTACGCAAAACGAAATTACCAACAAGGTTTTTTTAGCACGGGACTTACGAATGCAGCAAGCATAGATGCTATCAACAACAATGTTTCTCTGACGGTGCTGTTTGAATTATAA
- the rimO gene encoding 30S ribosomal protein S12 methylthiotransferase RimO, with translation MRTKSTKKNKINVITLGCSKNIYDSEVLMGQLRASGKEVTHEAKADEGNIIVINTCGFIDNAKAESVNMILEYADKKEKGLVDKVFVTGCLSERYRPDLEKEIPNVDQYFGTTELPGLLKALGADYKHELLGERLTTTPKNYAYLKISEGCDRPCSFCAIPLMRGKNVSQTIEKLVKEAEGLAKDGVKELILIAQDLTYYGLDLYKKRALGDLLEALVKVEGIEWIRLHYAFPTGFPMDVLEIMKREPKICNYIDIPLQHISDSILKSMRRGTTEAKTTQLLKDFRAAVPGITIRTTLIVGYPGETQEDFETLKNFVQEMKFDRMGCFAYSHEENTHAYLLEDNVPDEVKQARVNELMELQSQISWDLNQEKVGKTFKCIIDRKEGAHFIGRTEFDSPDVDNEVLIDASKHYVKTGEFVMIKITDATEFDLYGEPV, from the coding sequence ATGAGAACAAAATCAACAAAAAAGAATAAAATCAACGTCATCACTTTAGGGTGTTCAAAAAATATTTACGATAGCGAGGTTTTGATGGGACAACTTCGTGCAAGCGGAAAAGAAGTTACCCATGAAGCAAAGGCAGATGAAGGAAATATTATCGTAATCAATACGTGTGGTTTTATTGACAATGCCAAGGCCGAATCTGTGAATATGATTTTGGAATATGCTGATAAAAAAGAAAAAGGATTGGTTGACAAAGTTTTTGTAACTGGTTGCCTTTCTGAAAGATATCGTCCGGATTTAGAAAAAGAAATTCCGAATGTAGACCAATACTTTGGAACCACTGAATTGCCTGGTTTATTAAAGGCATTAGGCGCAGATTACAAGCATGAATTATTAGGCGAGCGTTTGACAACAACTCCTAAAAACTATGCTTATTTGAAAATTTCTGAAGGTTGTGACCGACCTTGTAGTTTTTGTGCAATTCCATTAATGAGAGGAAAAAATGTTTCCCAAACCATTGAAAAGTTGGTTAAAGAAGCTGAAGGATTAGCCAAAGACGGTGTAAAAGAATTGATTTTGATTGCTCAAGACTTAACGTATTATGGTCTTGATTTGTATAAAAAACGTGCGCTTGGCGATTTATTAGAAGCGTTAGTAAAAGTTGAAGGCATTGAATGGATTCGTTTGCATTATGCATTTCCTACCGGTTTCCCAATGGATGTTTTGGAGATTATGAAGCGTGAACCAAAAATATGTAACTATATTGATATTCCGTTGCAACACATTTCGGATAGTATTTTGAAATCGATGCGTCGTGGTACTACGGAAGCTAAAACTACTCAATTATTGAAAGATTTTAGAGCGGCTGTTCCGGGAATTACAATTCGTACCACATTAATTGTAGGTTATCCTGGTGAAACCCAAGAAGATTTTGAGACCTTGAAAAACTTTGTTCAAGAAATGAAATTTGACAGAATGGGTTGTTTTGCTTATTCACACGAAGAAAATACACATGCCTATTTACTAGAAGACAATGTTCCTGACGAGGTAAAACAGGCTCGTGTAAACGAATTAATGGAACTACAATCTCAAATTTCATGGGATTTGAACCAAGAAAAAGTAGGTAAAACGTTCAAATGTATTATTGATCGCAAAGAAGGAGCACACTTTATTGGAAGAACCGAATTTGATAGTCCAGATGTTGACAATGAAGTATTAATTGATGCTTCAAAACATTATGTGAAAACTGGGGAATTTGTTATGATCAAAATTACAGATGCAACAGAATTTGACTTATACGGAGAACCTGTATAA
- a CDS encoding DUF2141 domain-containing protein — translation MYRFIILFLFVCSMAFSQNTSLTATVTGIKNNTGKLTVEVYNSKGKFLKSVFKTTSSTIKSNSAIVVFSDLPKSEYTVMVYHDENNNGKLDKNFIGMPKEAVACSNNAKGFMGPPKYEDAKFSLVADSKITIKMNDKL, via the coding sequence ATGTACCGATTCATCATCCTCTTTTTATTCGTTTGCAGTATGGCTTTTTCTCAAAACACAAGTCTTACTGCTACTGTCACAGGTATAAAAAACAATACCGGAAAACTTACCGTCGAAGTCTACAACTCGAAAGGAAAGTTTTTAAAAAGTGTTTTTAAAACCACTTCTTCAACTATCAAATCCAATTCGGCTATTGTTGTTTTTAGTGATTTACCCAAATCCGAATACACTGTTATGGTATATCACGACGAAAACAATAATGGAAAATTGGATAAAAACTTCATCGGAATGCCAAAAGAAGCTGTAGCTTGTTCGAACAATGCTAAAGGATTTATGGGTCCACCAAAATATGAGGATGCAAAGTTTTCTCTTGTTGCTGACTCAAAAATTACAATTAAAATGAATGATAAGCTATAA
- the rpsT gene encoding 30S ribosomal protein S20, with translation MANHKSALKRIRSNEKKRVLNRYQHKTTRNAIKALRIATDKVDASAKLSAVISMIDKLAKKNIIHDNKASNLKSKLTKHVAKL, from the coding sequence ATGGCAAATCATAAGTCAGCTTTAAAGAGAATTAGAAGTAACGAAAAGAAAAGAGTGTTAAATAGATACCAACACAAAACTACTCGTAATGCTATCAAGGCGTTAAGAATTGCTACAGATAAAGTTGATGCTTCAGCTAAATTGTCTGCTGTTATATCTATGATTGATAAATTAGCTAAGAAAAACATCATTCATGATAATAAAGCTTCTAATTTAAAATCTAAATTAACGAAACACGTTGCTAAATTGTAA
- a CDS encoding response regulator, whose protein sequence is MYNTIFCIDDDPISLMISKKIISKTSFAKEILTALNGEEALKMYNELNKNQSLSSKPEFIFLDLNMPVMGGWEFLERFTQPEYAAFNNTKVIILSSTIDPQDLAKAKTYKIVADFLPKPITVGMLEYITEKFR, encoded by the coding sequence ATGTACAACACCATTTTTTGCATAGATGACGACCCTATTTCGTTAATGATTAGTAAAAAAATCATATCTAAAACCTCTTTCGCAAAAGAGATTTTAACCGCATTGAATGGAGAAGAAGCGCTAAAAATGTACAATGAACTCAACAAAAACCAATCATTAAGTTCAAAACCAGAGTTTATTTTCTTAGACCTAAATATGCCAGTAATGGGAGGATGGGAATTCTTAGAACGATTTACCCAACCTGAATATGCCGCTTTTAACAATACGAAAGTAATTATTCTATCCTCCACTATCGACCCACAAGATTTAGCTAAAGCAAAAACCTATAAAATAGTCGCTGATTTTTTACCAAAGCCAATTACCGTAGGAATGTTAGAGTATATTACAGAAAAATTCAGATAA